In Pyrus communis chromosome 1, drPyrComm1.1, whole genome shotgun sequence, the following are encoded in one genomic region:
- the LOC137707940 gene encoding MADS-box protein JOINTLESS-like isoform X2, translating to MKGEDLEDLDLDELQKLEKLVKVSLGRVIQTKKNKIMNEIMALEKKGAELIEANNQQRQRMVMLSGGDIGPAAIMELENLNNIGEEGVTSESATNATTCSTNALSLEDDCSDILSLKLG from the exons ATGAAGGGCGAGGACCTTGAAGACTTGGATCTTGATGAACTACAGAAGTTAGAAAAATTGGTGAAAGTAAGCCTTGGCCGTGTGATTCAAACTAAG AAAAACAAGATTATGAATGAGATTATGGCACTTGAGAAAAAG GGAGCTGAGTTGATAGAAGCTAATAACCAGCAAAGGCAGAGG ATGGTGATGTTATCCGGAGGAGATATCGGACCTGCGGCCATCATGGAGTTGGAAAACCTGAATAATATTGGAGAAGAAGGCGTGACATCTGAATCGGCCACAAATGCCACCACCTGCTCCACAAATGCTCTTTCTCTTGAAGATGACTGCTCCGACATCTTGTCTCTCAAACTGGGGTAA
- the LOC137707940 gene encoding MADS-box protein SVP-like isoform X1, with translation MKGEDLEDLDLDELQKLEKLVKVSLGRVIQTKKNKIMNEIMALEKKGAELIEANNQQRQRMVMLSGGDIGPAAIMELENLNNIGEEGVTSESATNATTCSTNALSLEDDCSDILSLKLGLP, from the exons ATGAAGGGCGAGGACCTTGAAGACTTGGATCTTGATGAACTACAGAAGTTAGAAAAATTGGTGAAAGTAAGCCTTGGCCGTGTGATTCAAACTAAG AAAAACAAGATTATGAATGAGATTATGGCACTTGAGAAAAAG GGAGCTGAGTTGATAGAAGCTAATAACCAGCAAAGGCAGAGG ATGGTGATGTTATCCGGAGGAGATATCGGACCTGCGGCCATCATGGAGTTGGAAAACCTGAATAATATTGGAGAAGAAGGCGTGACATCTGAATCGGCCACAAATGCCACCACCTGCTCCACAAATGCTCTTTCTCTTGAAGATGACTGCTCCGACATCTTGTCTCTCAAACTGGG